In Streptomyces sp. SID8374, one genomic interval encodes:
- a CDS encoding site-2 protease family protein: MTTAATRGDRRISPVFLGIAAVTAVAGWAVWTGFAGATGFAVFLFVTGAWIVSLCLHEYAHARTALHSGDLSVGAKGYLTLNPLKYTHALLSVVLPVLFVVLGGIGLPGGAVYIERARIHGRWKHSLISAAGPLTNVAFAIVCTAPFWLDALDGVPLSFQYALAFLAMLQVTAAILNSLPIPGLDGYGVIEPWLSYRIRRQVEPIAPFGLIAVFAILWIPGVNIAFFDGIDTLLGVLGVDDLQRYCGYDLYRFWRAFFGEQNPVCAV; the protein is encoded by the coding sequence ATGACCACCGCAGCCACCCGCGGGGACCGGAGGATCAGTCCGGTCTTCCTCGGGATCGCCGCCGTCACCGCCGTCGCGGGCTGGGCCGTCTGGACGGGGTTCGCGGGCGCCACCGGCTTCGCGGTCTTCCTCTTCGTCACCGGGGCCTGGATCGTCTCGCTCTGCCTCCACGAGTACGCCCACGCCCGCACCGCGCTGCACAGCGGGGACCTGTCGGTGGGGGCGAAGGGCTATCTGACGCTCAACCCGCTGAAGTACACGCACGCCCTGCTCAGCGTCGTGCTGCCGGTCCTCTTCGTGGTCCTGGGCGGGATCGGCCTGCCCGGCGGCGCGGTCTACATCGAGAGGGCCCGGATCCACGGCCGCTGGAAGCACAGCCTGATCTCGGCGGCGGGCCCGCTGACGAACGTGGCGTTCGCGATCGTGTGCACGGCCCCCTTCTGGCTGGACGCGCTGGACGGGGTCCCGCTCTCCTTCCAGTACGCGCTGGCGTTCCTGGCGATGCTCCAGGTGACGGCCGCGATCCTGAACTCCCTGCCGATCCCGGGGCTGGACGGCTACGGCGTGATCGAGCCCTGGCTGTCGTACAGGATCCGCCGCCAGGTGGAGCCGATCGCGCCGTTCGGGCTCATCGCGGTCTTCGCCATCCTGTGGATCCCCGGGGTGAACATCGCCTTCTTCGACGGGATCGACACGCTGCTGGGCGTGCTGGGCGTGGACGACCTCCAGCGGTACTGCGGCTACGACCTCTACCGCTTCTGGCGGGCGTTCTTCGGCGAGCAGAACCCGGTGTGCGCGGTGTGA